In Miscanthus floridulus cultivar M001 chromosome 8, ASM1932011v1, whole genome shotgun sequence, the sequence TGCTAATCCTCTAGTCCTTTCATCTCGGTTGTGCCTTGGCTCACGGGAACACGACTATCACCGCCGTAGGGTGTCCACTGCCGTGGAGGGAGCTCTAGACCGTGTCTCCATTCATCACATCACCGCCCACCGCTTTGCGtttgcatctaggtgagcatcggctcacTATCGGGGGTGGGGAGGGGCTAGGTGGGCCGGCGTCACCGCACAATGCCATCGCCGCCGCACAACGCTCGTGGGTCCCTGAGGACCTAGCCGTGGTAAAGATAGATTGTTCTGGGGGCTAGTTTGCTTAAGTGTTGACAGTAGGAATAGTGCTATGAACCTTGGGGGGAATTCTAGGTAGCTCAAGGTTGTTTTTGCAAAAATGCCGGTGCGAGCGggcctccccgtcgtgggccgtcGTCACGCGGTTGGGCCGCACCCGCGTGGGCCATGTTAGTGGGTTGCACGTGCGCGCTCGCTGCGCGGGAGTGGGTCGTGCTGCTCGCTCGTGGGCCGCGCGAGTTAGATTTTGTTTTCCATTTTATAAAGGATAGAATTAGCTTTATAATTTGCATTCTAAgttgaactttggaaattaatatcaattcacataAGTAGCAAAAAATCGTGAAATAAATTCTACTGTGTTCATAAAAATGTGGTCTATCTGATAGTATGATTAGTTTATGTATGTCTAtgttgatgctaaggtctattaaatcatttggaaGTGCTAATATCATTTAGATTagtaattgtaggaatttttgtggcaaattggtaatagctttggacatgaaattttatagtaggtCCATTAGAttgttatgtgctcactgtaatttttgtagccttagaatatgttgataaatagggtagctagtactccttgttttatcatatatatagtaaatcgatattaagaatagggatGCCTTTATTTGCTAAGGTGATACATGCAATGTTTTATACCTATTAATGGTAATATtaggtaacttagcatcttagtcggtgGGGCTAGCtcagtagcttgatagatgtattttatgttaagagttgctgttgtcgtattactaagtgttgcatcatcatttcatgcatgtagataatgagttggtagagttcgtgcctgtggGTGAATAGGACTACGAGGAGATCATCGAagaatacgaggaggagattctcatataggagggagccctagagccatcagttgctgactttgttgacaccccgcctgtccaaggcaagccccggtgcataacccttattttgaatgatatctggacatatatgtgatgtgcatttacgttacaggcactttatggaaactacatgcataaggatttactattagtattgctttctgcaaaaaggaacccagcaaaccataaagcttatcatatcccatagagtcaggaaattattcctactagtcggataagtcttgcgagtacattgtgtactcagggtttatttacccctgttgcaggtactgcttgaggagtagccattgtgtgaaggattcttttggtgggcacagatggatccttgtatattatcgatagatgtttcttttctttccgctgttaaatttccgcactctaaatttggtactgtaataatatatttctaagaactctggatgtatgaaatgaattaagtaatgtaaactcgttctcattattggatcctgagggAAAAagtggattattcgggctctcccttagggtgtgctcgatggaatctgCCTACTGTAGCTCActctcagggtgcttagtgtctagtggaagacaagcgcctccgtaagtgagtTATTTTgagcggttctgccatagaacctaccacgccatcctgggaccaccatgctacgcgaagttcatggccatccccaactacacctacctaaagctcaagatgtcgAACCCAGGTAGGGtgatcaccattggcacctccttccagcgcacctATGAGTGCGAGGCCGAGTTCTGTGATCACGCCACAACAATCGTCACCTCCGGAGAGCTCGTTttcatcaggaaggaggtcgccgaagacACACCTGACCCCAAGTGGTCAGCCGACTCTTTTGAGCCAGtggagggtgccaaggaggtcctcatcgaCCCTGGTTGCTTCGAGGGCAAAAtggtgcacattggcaccacactttcctccaaataggaaagcatgctcgtcgtcttcctccgtgccaatagagacatctttgcatggaaaccctcggatataccgggcattccaagggaagtcgccgagcatgccttaaagatccacctaggctccaagccggtgaagcaacgcctacatcacttcgacgaggggaaacgcAGGACCATTGGTGAGGAGATcatgaagcttttggtggccagattcatcaagaaagtgtaccaccccgagtggttagtcAATCCCATTCTTATATGAAAgtagagtgggaaatggaggatgtgtgttgagtacacaggtctcaacaaggcatgtccaaaggatccatttcctttgccgcgcatagaccaaatagtcgactccaccttagggtatgaaaccctctgcttccttgatgcgtactccgggtaccatcaaatcatgatgaaagagtccgaccagctcacgacatctttcatcacccccttcgaatcgttctgctacatcacaatattgttcggtctgaagaacactggggctacgtaccagcattgTATCTCAAgtgtcggggacctcatcgggcaaaccaTTGAGGCCAACGTGGATgatatcgtggtcaagtccaaacagaCTGACTAGCtcatagccgaccttgagcagaccttcgcaaaactccgAACAAacgacatcaagctcaaccccgagaagtgcgttttcAGGGTTCTGAGCGGTATGCTGCTcggtttcatcatctccgagcgtggcatcgaagccaacccagagaagatcttagccattaatggatgggcctgattcagaacatgaaGGGGGTACAGCGAGTTACAGGGTACCTCGCcatgctcagccgcttcatcttgtGCCTTGgcaaacgaggtctccccctttatcgacttctgaagaaggccgaccactttgaatggatgtccgaggcctaggaggcacttgacacgaTCAAGCAGCTTTTGACGAAGGCCCTGATCCTGGTTCCTCCTACCGATGGAGACCCCCTTCTACTCTACAtcatggccaccacacaagtgatcAACGCCGCCCCATtggtagagcaagaagaagaggggctCGCCCTAAAAGAACATCACCCTatatacttcattagcgaggtcctatctgactctaagacctgctacccccaaatctagaagctcttgtacgccgtcctcatcgccaagaggaagctacaccactacttcgagtcacatccggtcacagtcgtgatgtccttccccctcggcaaggtcatccaaaaccaagatgccacgggaagaatcacgaagtgggcactcgagctaatgggtcagggcattgcgtatgcctcctggacggccatcaagtcccaggtgttggctaatttgattgcagagtggaccgaggtccaaatgccaccagcggtcatcgaccaagagtattggacgatgtacttcgacggatcactgatgaagaaaggtgccggcatggggctggtctttgtgtcgcccctcggggtacgcatgaggtacatggttcgcctccatttcccctcctctaacaatgtggccaaatatgaggtgctcatcaacgacctatgcatcgccatcgagttgggcatccgacgccttgatgtccagggcgactcctagctggtcattgaccaggtcatgaaggagttgagctaccatgacaccaagatggctgcatactaccaagaagtccgcaagctggaggacaagttcgatggccttgagCTCAACCACATTTTGAGGCATCATAACAAGGCAGCCCACGTGCTAGCAAAAGCAGCATCTGgccgagagccagtgccaacGGGCATCTTCGCTAGTGATCAGCATAAGCCCTCGGTTCGCTATGAGGAGCTAGAACAAGCTGGTGATGGGCCTCCCACCCAGGGCTTGGGGGCTGACCGACCATCATCTCCATctgaccctgaagtcatggagcttgaagaggacccagcgacAGAGCCTAACCCTATGGTCAACTAGAGGACACTCtatcttgactacctcctccatgaggcgctACCAACGGACAAGACAGAGGCTCGATAGCTCgcacgtcgtgccaagtccttcgtccttgtggagggtgaactctacaagcgaagccacaccgggatcctatagcactgcatccccatcgaataggggaagcgcttgctgagcgatatccatggtgggatctATGGTCGCCATGTAGCGCCTAGAACCCTAGTTAGAAACgcattctgacaaggcttctattGGCCGACCATAGTAGCCAACGCCGAGCAGgttgtgcgcacctacgaagggtgttagtactacgctCAGCAGACACACCTACAATCCCAAGcgctccagacgatccccatcacatggccgttcgtggtctaggggctcgatatggttggacctctcaagagagtgcccgggggctacacccacttgcttgtcaccatagacaagtttacaaagtagaTAGAAGCTTAGCCGATCTCTGCGATCAAGTCTGAGCAGgtcatgttgttcttcctcgacatcgtccatcgcttcggagtcccgaactccatcatcatggacaacaacATGcagttcaccaggaagaagttcctctgattctacgatgaataccacatccgggtcgattgggccaccgtggtgcacccccgcatgaacgggcaggttgagcgcacaaacagcatggtcctatagggcctcaagcctagaatcTTCAACTGGTTAAACAAGTTCGGTGGATGATGGGTCGCCGAACTTCGCATGGTGCTCTGGAGCatgaggatgacccctagccaGTTCACTAGGTACACAccgttcttcatggtctatggttctgaggccgtcctcccgatcgacctcgactatggagtgccaagggtcaggggtacgatgaacagggagccaaggcatccctcgaggacaccatgggccagctagatgaagcgcgtgacgctgccctcctccgctcggccaagtaccagtaggcgttgtgatggtaccacaaccgtcgagtgaggggtcaggccttcaatgtcAGAGACCCGATCCTCcatctcgtccagagcaacaaggaccaccacaagctctccctgccATGGGAGGGATCATAcgtcatcgcggaggtgctctgaccaggcgcctacaagctcaagaccatcgacggtgaggtcttcgccaatgcctagaacatcgagcagctacgtcgcttttacccttaataaacgcacaaTTTCTCATATCAATTTCATTATTGAACTCCCTGAACTTTAGTGACACTCGACCCCAGCAACAGCgaggggtcaggtctcactcgggggctaataagagcatgcACAACCGGTAGACAATCTTTACGTTCGACCCTTTCTCACGACTAAGACCCAAAAGCGAAGTTTGTgaaaacaaatgctgagtaaaactggtcagattgTGAGAAACCCATGCCTCAGCGGCTACGAcatctttgctcactagcgtaaTCAGGGTTTTTTTGCACCctaggctttttggccttagccacaAAAAGAGCCGGTACGCGTTTAAGAGTCTGTCCGCCTAGCAAACGTTCTCTGTGCCCGACCCCCTTTCATGTTAAGACCTCGGAGCTAGGGATGCGGGAACAagttctgagtataactggtcgaaCTATGAGAatcctacgccccagtggctacgatgCCTtttctcaccagcgtgatcagaattggctcactcGCACTCTGAGCATTTATGACCTTAACAAcggaaagggtcggaatgcactaatCTTTTTATACAAAAATGGGGGGAAGAGATAAAAAGCTATTTGCTATAATGAAATTTAatagcttgtccatttattacaagttctctGCCTGGCTTACCTACCTAACTAAACTCGTGCGCGGGATACTCTCGTCCTCTATCCCCGCAGGAAAGTCTTGTCTCAGcaggtaacacaagtcgatcAGACAGCTTGGCCACTGCCAAGAAACAGGAAGGGAGCAAAAGGTTGCCCCACAtgggttatgccgaccccatcacgaacaatGGTAAAAGCttccgaacccatcactcgtaCCATCAAGGTAAAACCTATGCCcgggtcgatcgaacggctcaaagccgctgtcgagagatgggtcacccttactttatgcattaattttgctaccgagcctccgaccccagcaatggtaggggcTCGGACATTGCtcaggggctggcaagagtgtctatttggtagacattctctatgcttgacccctccttacgttaaaaaactagaggccgggtgtgcggaaacaaactctgaataaaactggtcggaccactagaaacctacgccccagcggctacgacatcTTCACTTGTGTGATCAGAGTCTTTGTCcccacaccctgagctttagcctccaccttcttgggaagggtttggaggggcccacctatgaaatctccatcgaggagaggctgacAGGTCGCGCAGGtcaatcggatggctcaggcaGCTGCCGAAAGATGGGTATGGAAGATTGGGATGCCTCATGTAGGTTACGCTAGCTTCATCATGAATAATGGACTCAGACCCCACATGAACATAGccgataagagctccctgaacccctcactcaagccattgaggtaactttaccgaccccACCTTTCTTTTTCCATTGCATGGTTATTCATTCATtctcatgcattcatacattcattcatacattcatccattcattcatcccatacatccaagcattgcatatgaaattgctgcatcacaacgcttcgcgtcgtgtcacgaagtggtagtcgtctcattcaatatgagcggtgaccgaccgaggtttgaaggccagcccacagagggctcgaggccgccttgcatcaaatagagccaggggagaaaaaccaagatgagccccaataaccttgcctgaccccgctcagaagcggacagggacatctcgacctttctcgtttgattctaaccttgagccaagcccacaaaatctccatcgaggagaggcaaatgggccacctgagtcgctctccggagtgacatgggcatctgctaggaggtgggttaaggagcagtggaatgtcacatgagggctatgccaaccccgtcaacagatgacggacccggattccactcgaacatgcccgttagcaagctcactgagcgcgacactcgagccattgaggcaagtgtcattagcttagcccctctggttatGGAAACCAAGGacagggtgatgcatgaaacacgaccgacccctactgagccccatggggcttgggggctcgagccgcctgaCCCTAAATCAggaggccgaggttcgaaggtcggctcACGGAGGGCCCGAGGCTGCCTtgcgtcgaacaagagccagggaacaaaacgcagatgagccctagcgacCTTCACCCGACCTGCCAagaagtggatagggtcatctcaaccttctcgtttgatcctaacctctagccaagcccatagaattcCCATTGAGGGGGCATATGTtggaaggcaggttaaggagtagtagaatgccacatgagggctttgtCGAACCTGTCACGGACtctagacccagattccactcgaacatacccattagcaagctcaccgagcgcgtcacctGAGCCATCggggcaagtgacgttagctcaacccctctggttgcgaaaACCACAGACAGGGTGACAATCACAAAAacaagccgaccctcgaccaAACCCCTGCTAcacgtgggggctcaaggaaagttggacttgcaaggagaccgaacgcacggtcgtagaatgatagcttagatcctagggagggggtacgtgcgaatacaggagatgctttctcctactagttttgctatcctctcctcgatcttcagtgacacccgaccccagcaacggtagggggtcaagtctcactcgggggctgataagggtataaatacaccctttctgaaaCAGTTGCCATGCTCAACCTCTTCCTCACGTttaacctagtggcaaggtctgtGGAAACGAACAACTGAGCAAgcttggtcggactgcaagaaacctacgcctcggtggctacggtgtctttgctcaccagcgtaaatagagtttccctcctacacctcaggCCCTACGGCCTTAACGAATGGAAGGGTGGGAACATGTGAAGCCCCTTTTCACAAATGAAAGGAAATGACGAGTTTGTTTTTATGATACACAAGGGTTGGCACTTGTCCGCTGATTACAACAATGATCATCCGACCTAtttgactaactagcccctccaggggagaactatgtcttctatcttGTCCACTAGGTTccgcgaaaggggagccaccgccatctctatctcatctagctcatgggcttcatagctaggcgcgaagccgaggctcatcgGCTCTAGGTCGatgctgtccccataatgagaatgagcaatcactaAGGATTGGTTGACCCCAGCATGAAGGGCGCTCCTCTCGAGCTGGTGAACCCACGCCGTGATCTCGATGGCACGGACCATGAGCAAACTGGTCCCCTCCGATTGCACCACCTCTAGGTTGTCGTAGACCACTCCAAGGGCGGCGGTCAGGATACtaagctcatcgctctccgcctgaaggttcctcctcgcctcgaCAAGGTCCACGGCCAGTCCAGCAGAGACACCCTCGGCCTCTAGCCTCTGGTCATCGTAGTTCTAAGCTCGGCCTGGAGGGAGACAATCTTCTACTGCGTGTCATCGCACTCTCAAAgggcctggtcacgctcctcgTGAGCCGTGCCATGCTCCGAGTAGAGCCTCTCcacggtttggagcagctcatcccactccttgtgTAGTCGGGCGACCGCCACAACATCCAGACTCGCCGTCTTCTCCAGGGCCGTGAGCTTGTCCTCAGCTCCTAGTTTAGCTCCTGCTCCTTCTCAACCTTggctagaaggtcaaggatccgccGGTGGGTCTCGGTGCccttctagagtagctcgtcccgctccctCCTAACCTTGGTGGCCTCCTCATTGTCCTTCCATGATCTCGCTGATAGGGTCTCGAATGCCCTCTCGGCCTCGTCTGCATGCCGACGGGCCTCGACCACCCACGACCGAAGACTGTCCGCCTCCTCGCACAATTGTGCCTCCTCACCGAGGCATTCCCAATTTTCCTTCTACTCGTGAAGGAACCGAGATTTCTCCCGGCTGCGAGCGATAAGGGAATGAAAGGAGATgatggtcagaacacaaaaaatacataaagaaagaaaagggagagaggcaGGATCAAGCGAATACCTTGCCAGAAGGAATGATGACGTAGTGCAAGGCACCCCTGGTGTGATCCAAGGCTTCTAGCATGGACGTGATccccacgtcgaggctctcccgctccatgctctcggtggca encodes:
- the LOC136469170 gene encoding uncharacterized protein; translation: MAIPNYTYLKLKMSNPGRVITIGTSFQRTYECEAEFCDHATTIVTSGELVFIRKEVAEDTPDPKWSADSFEPVEGAKEVLIDPGCFEGKMVHIGTTLSSK